Proteins encoded by one window of Filimonas effusa:
- a CDS encoding GNAT family N-acetyltransferase produces the protein MQSFPQLETERLLLNELQETDLQNLVQYANNKKVSEYTLNLPYPYKEEDALYWLDTVRKGFEHKSQFFFAIRLKEDGEFIGGIGLVPDQRHKRAEIGYWLAEPFWNRNILTEAAMAVIDFGFNAMELNKITAHYLEGNPASGRVMQKCSMEKEGELKEHIYKDERFYDIEIYGLTRSSYLSL, from the coding sequence ATGCAATCATTCCCACAACTAGAAACGGAAAGGCTTTTGCTGAACGAATTACAGGAAACGGATCTGCAAAACCTGGTGCAATATGCCAATAACAAAAAGGTTTCGGAATATACGCTGAACCTGCCTTACCCGTATAAAGAGGAAGACGCATTGTATTGGCTGGATACTGTTCGTAAAGGCTTTGAGCATAAATCTCAGTTCTTTTTTGCGATCAGGTTAAAAGAGGATGGTGAATTTATAGGAGGTATTGGCCTGGTGCCAGACCAAAGACATAAAAGGGCAGAGATCGGCTACTGGTTAGCTGAGCCTTTCTGGAACAGAAATATTCTGACTGAGGCCGCCATGGCTGTAATAGATTTTGGTTTCAATGCCATGGAACTTAACAAGATCACTGCACACTACCTGGAAGGAAATCCTGCATCGGGACGGGTAATGCAGAAATGCAGCATGGAAAAGGAAGGCGAGCTGAAAGAGCATATTTACAAGGACGAACGGTTTTACGATATAGAG